One Mesorhizobium sp. J428 DNA segment encodes these proteins:
- a CDS encoding SDR family oxidoreductase, translating to MDGSGRIVVITGAAGGIGREAVAAFLRDGDTIVAVDQAGSGVRELAASLGPQHSGEECDIGSEAQIVALFDRISARYGRVDVLINNAALGPTMTPTVDTGIDLFRRTLSVNLIGPFIMAREAAKRMPNGGAIVNTASLAGVLGNPRRNAYSASKAGLISFTKSLACEWASKGIRVCAVAPGYVRTPMVAELERTGKADLAAVRRRVPMGRMGRPDEMAAALHFLASSRAGYITGSVLAVDGGWMSFNQPGDAHPPVDGTPDLELNRPAVSKAARVVLVTGGAKGIGEAVARKFAANGDTVVVADRDGEGAASVTKSLGPAHIAHTVDVSSDAEVVALFEAIRQRFGGLDVLVNNAAISDTFRPALEQTTADLERVLDINLTGAFLCAREAVKSMRAGGMIVNTGSINTFLPFVPRHAYGASKAGIDILTRCMAAELGPSGIRIATVAPGYIRTPGVAALEQSGRVDTASIRRRIPMGDLGRPDDIADAALFLASEEASYINGSILYVDGGWTSFGNAGFASGFSDETVSEAAE from the coding sequence ATGGACGGATCAGGACGCATTGTCGTCATCACGGGTGCCGCCGGCGGGATCGGTCGCGAGGCGGTCGCCGCGTTCCTGCGCGACGGCGACACGATCGTGGCGGTCGACCAGGCCGGCTCTGGTGTCCGCGAACTTGCAGCCTCCCTCGGTCCGCAGCATTCGGGCGAGGAATGCGATATCGGCAGCGAGGCCCAGATCGTCGCGCTGTTCGACCGCATCTCGGCACGCTACGGCCGCGTCGACGTGCTGATCAACAATGCCGCGCTCGGCCCGACGATGACGCCGACGGTCGACACCGGCATCGATCTATTCCGCCGCACGCTGTCGGTCAACCTCATCGGGCCGTTCATCATGGCCCGAGAGGCCGCGAAGCGCATGCCGAACGGTGGCGCGATCGTGAACACCGCCTCGCTCGCCGGCGTGTTGGGCAATCCCCGCCGCAACGCCTACTCGGCATCGAAGGCGGGGCTGATCTCCTTCACCAAGTCGCTCGCCTGCGAGTGGGCGTCGAAAGGCATCAGGGTCTGCGCCGTGGCTCCCGGCTACGTCCGCACGCCGATGGTCGCCGAACTGGAGCGGACCGGAAAGGCCGACCTCGCCGCCGTGCGCCGCCGCGTGCCGATGGGCCGCATGGGCAGGCCGGACGAGATGGCGGCCGCGCTGCATTTCCTGGCGTCGAGCCGGGCCGGCTACATCACCGGCTCGGTCCTCGCGGTCGATGGTGGCTGGATGTCGTTCAACCAGCCGGGCGATGCGCATCCGCCCGTCGACGGCACGCCGGACCTCGAACTGAACCGTCCCGCCGTGTCGAAGGCCGCGCGCGTCGTGCTGGTGACGGGCGGCGCCAAGGGCATCGGCGAGGCCGTTGCGCGCAAGTTCGCCGCCAATGGCGACACGGTCGTCGTCGCGGACCGGGACGGCGAGGGGGCGGCTTCCGTCACCAAGTCTCTCGGCCCTGCGCATATCGCCCACACTGTCGACGTGTCTTCGGACGCGGAGGTCGTCGCGCTCTTCGAGGCGATCCGGCAGCGCTTCGGCGGGCTCGACGTGCTCGTCAACAACGCCGCGATCTCCGACACCTTCCGTCCAGCGCTCGAGCAAACCACGGCCGATCTCGAGAGGGTGCTCGATATCAATCTCACCGGCGCCTTCCTTTGCGCGCGCGAGGCAGTGAAGTCGATGCGGGCCGGCGGCATGATCGTCAACACGGGTTCGATCAATACCTTCCTGCCCTTCGTGCCGCGACATGCCTATGGCGCCTCGAAGGCCGGCATCGATATCCTGACCCGCTGCATGGCGGCGGAGCTCGGGCCGTCCGGCATCCGCATCGCCACCGTGGCGCCCGGTTATATCCGCACGCCCGGCGTCGCGGCGCTCGAACAGTCCGGCCGCGTCGACACCGCGTCTATCCGCCGCCGCATCCCGATGGGCGACCTCGGTCGACCGGACGACATCGCCGACGCGGCTCTCTTCCTGGCCTCGGAGGAGGCCTCATACATCAACGGCTCGATCCTTTATGTCGACGGCGGCTGGACCTCGTTCGGCAATGCCGGCTTCGCCAGCGGTTTTTCGGACGAGACGGTTTCGGAGGCGGCGGAATGA
- a CDS encoding alpha/beta fold hydrolase: MKQAGYEDFHYSSTDGLKLYARIYGERNPSALPAICLAGLTRNAADFHDLALYLARHPKTPRQVVAFDYRGRGRSAYDRDWQNYNVVIESGDILAGLAAMGIEHGGFIGTSRGGLIIHVLAAMRPAVLKAVVFNDIGPVVEGAALAQIRAYLERAPKPRTFAEAVEISRAAQKDNFPALTDADWERMARAFYREENGTLVADFDPALLNTMSSIDLNKPLPQMWPQFEGLRGIPVLAIRGENSKLLSAETLEEMARRHPAMETITVEGQGHAPLLETGDLPERIARFLEKAERS; encoded by the coding sequence ATGAAGCAGGCTGGTTACGAGGATTTCCACTACAGCTCGACCGACGGTTTGAAGCTTTATGCGCGGATCTACGGCGAGCGCAATCCATCCGCCCTCCCCGCGATCTGCCTGGCCGGCCTGACCCGCAACGCCGCGGATTTCCACGACCTCGCGCTCTATCTGGCGCGCCATCCGAAAACACCGCGTCAGGTGGTCGCCTTCGACTATCGCGGCCGCGGCCGCTCGGCCTATGACCGCGACTGGCAGAACTACAATGTCGTCATCGAGAGCGGCGATATCCTCGCCGGTCTCGCGGCGATGGGAATCGAGCATGGCGGCTTCATCGGCACTTCGCGCGGCGGGTTGATCATCCATGTCCTCGCGGCGATGCGGCCCGCCGTGTTGAAAGCGGTCGTCTTCAACGACATCGGCCCGGTGGTCGAGGGCGCAGCGCTGGCGCAGATCCGCGCCTATCTCGAACGCGCGCCGAAGCCGCGGACCTTCGCGGAAGCGGTAGAGATCAGCCGCGCGGCGCAGAAGGACAATTTCCCCGCGCTGACGGATGCCGACTGGGAGCGGATGGCGCGCGCCTTCTACCGCGAGGAGAACGGAACGCTCGTCGCCGACTTCGACCCGGCGCTGCTCAACACGATGAGCTCGATCGACCTCAACAAGCCGCTGCCGCAGATGTGGCCGCAGTTCGAAGGACTGCGCGGCATTCCGGTGCTCGCGATCCGCGGCGAGAATTCGAAGCTGCTCTCGGCCGAGACGCTCGAGGAGATGGCGCGGCGGCATCCGGCCATGGAGACGATCACGGTCGAGGGCCAAGGCCACGCGCCGCTGCTGGAGACGGGGGATCTGCCCGAGAGAATCGCGCGTTTCTTGGAGAAGGCGGAGCGGAGCTGA
- a CDS encoding SDR family NAD(P)-dependent oxidoreductase: protein MAGRLEGRVALVTGGGRGIGRAISEAYAREGAAVGVLDLKPEIASEAADAINAAGGKALPLVANVGKRDEVFAAAAKLKEAFGPTTILVNNAMFNRYGSLLEQDEKTIGLMIDVGFKGVIWGYQAVVPQMQEAGGGAIVNIASPAALIAFKHGIMYSSVKAAVQASTRSAAAEFGPMNIRVNAIAPGSTRTDGANLVVDEAGWERRRQKVPLGRLGEPEDIANAAVFLASEESSWVSGDMMLVDGAMTFAFS from the coding sequence ATGGCTGGTAGGCTCGAAGGGCGCGTCGCGCTCGTGACCGGCGGGGGGCGCGGCATAGGGCGCGCCATCTCCGAGGCGTATGCCCGCGAGGGCGCCGCCGTCGGCGTGCTGGACCTCAAGCCCGAGATCGCCAGCGAAGCCGCGGATGCCATCAACGCGGCGGGCGGCAAGGCGCTGCCGCTGGTGGCCAATGTCGGCAAGCGCGACGAGGTCTTCGCGGCGGCGGCGAAGCTGAAGGAGGCTTTCGGCCCGACGACCATCCTGGTCAACAATGCGATGTTCAACCGCTACGGCTCGCTCCTGGAGCAGGACGAGAAGACGATTGGCCTGATGATCGACGTCGGCTTCAAGGGCGTCATCTGGGGCTATCAGGCCGTGGTGCCGCAGATGCAGGAAGCGGGTGGCGGTGCCATCGTCAACATCGCCTCTCCGGCGGCGCTGATCGCGTTCAAGCACGGCATCATGTACAGCTCGGTCAAGGCCGCGGTGCAGGCGTCGACGCGTTCGGCCGCCGCCGAGTTCGGCCCGATGAACATCCGCGTCAACGCCATCGCGCCGGGCTCCACTCGCACCGACGGCGCCAACCTCGTCGTCGACGAGGCAGGCTGGGAGCGCCGGCGCCAGAAGGTGCCGCTCGGCCGTCTCGGCGAGCCGGAAGACATCGCCAATGCGGCGGTGTTCCTTGCAAGCGAGGAGTCAAGCTGGGTCAGCGGCGACATGATGCTCGTCGATGGCGCGATGACGTTCGCATTTTCATGA
- a CDS encoding acetate--CoA ligase family protein, with product MLNRSQSLSALLAPNSVALVGASDDVTRIGGRPLRYLREAGFKGAVYPVNPKRETVQGLQAYASVGALPEAPDVAILAAPAAATVQAVRECAERNVKAAIVFSAGFAETDEAGRALQDEMTGIARESGMRLLGPNCLGVFNSSIGFYGTFSAMLDTGLVKPGPIGIVSQSGAYGSHLMYLARLRGLGMNHLVTTGNECDINVAEALRWMVEQPDINVVMAYAEGIKDRDTFIEALEVARERRKAIVFMKVGRSEVGAHAVSSHTAALAGSDAVFDSVFRQYGVWRAQTTAEQIDIAAACSRGVYPKSNSLGIFTMSGGFGIQMADDAETAGLDVKPMPEKAQEELKAMLPYASPRNPVDATAQAVTDLPLMTSFISAMLEKGDYGFFAGIFGSGPASPTFSGKLRQALETAAAASRDTIMTLTMTAPDEIVRAYEDKGFIVAQDGSALMKTLGAMVHFRDSFERAAGRKRELAPGERVEFSGGALSEREAKPILAKAGVTFPKEALIKAGDEAGAVAASVGFPVVLKISSPDIAHKTEIGGVIVGVKDEAAAREAAATIFARAAEKRPDARIEGILVSPMISDGVEIIAGVVSDPAFGPVVMFGLGGVFVEVLKDVTFRAAPFDVAEAHRMIREIRGFAMLEGVRGAAPSDIDALAQMLSALSRFAAANADTIESIDLNPVRVMEKGKGLVALDALIVPASRKA from the coding sequence ATGCTCAACCGCTCGCAAAGTCTCTCCGCCCTTCTGGCGCCGAACTCCGTCGCGCTGGTGGGCGCATCGGACGACGTGACCCGCATCGGCGGCCGGCCGTTGCGCTACCTGCGCGAGGCGGGCTTCAAGGGCGCCGTCTACCCGGTCAACCCGAAGCGCGAGACCGTGCAGGGCCTCCAGGCCTATGCGTCCGTCGGCGCTCTGCCCGAGGCGCCTGACGTCGCGATCCTCGCCGCACCGGCGGCGGCGACCGTCCAGGCGGTGAGGGAATGCGCCGAGCGCAACGTCAAGGCGGCGATCGTGTTCTCCGCCGGTTTCGCCGAGACGGACGAGGCCGGCCGCGCCTTGCAGGACGAGATGACGGGCATCGCGCGCGAATCCGGCATGCGGCTGCTCGGTCCCAATTGTCTTGGCGTGTTCAACTCCTCGATCGGCTTCTACGGCACCTTCTCGGCCATGCTGGACACCGGCCTCGTCAAGCCTGGCCCGATCGGTATCGTCTCGCAGAGTGGCGCCTACGGCTCGCACCTGATGTATCTCGCCCGCCTGCGCGGACTCGGCATGAACCACCTCGTCACCACCGGCAACGAGTGCGACATCAACGTCGCGGAAGCGCTGCGCTGGATGGTCGAGCAGCCCGACATCAATGTCGTCATGGCCTATGCCGAAGGCATCAAGGACCGCGACACCTTCATCGAGGCGCTCGAAGTGGCCCGCGAACGGCGCAAGGCGATCGTCTTCATGAAGGTCGGCCGTTCCGAGGTCGGCGCACATGCGGTCAGTTCTCACACCGCGGCACTCGCCGGATCCGACGCCGTGTTCGATTCGGTCTTCCGCCAGTATGGCGTCTGGCGGGCGCAGACCACGGCCGAGCAGATCGACATCGCCGCCGCCTGCTCGCGCGGCGTCTATCCCAAGAGCAATTCACTCGGCATCTTCACCATGTCCGGCGGCTTCGGCATCCAGATGGCTGACGACGCCGAGACCGCCGGGCTCGACGTCAAGCCGATGCCTGAAAAGGCGCAGGAAGAACTCAAGGCGATGCTGCCTTATGCCTCTCCGCGCAATCCGGTCGACGCCACGGCGCAGGCCGTCACCGACCTGCCGCTGATGACAAGCTTCATCTCGGCCATGCTCGAAAAGGGTGACTACGGCTTCTTCGCCGGCATCTTCGGCAGCGGGCCAGCGAGCCCTACCTTCTCCGGCAAGCTGCGCCAGGCGCTGGAGACCGCGGCCGCCGCCTCGCGCGACACGATCATGACGCTGACGATGACCGCGCCCGACGAGATTGTCCGCGCCTATGAGGACAAGGGTTTCATCGTCGCCCAGGACGGTTCGGCGCTGATGAAGACGCTCGGCGCTATGGTTCACTTCCGCGACAGCTTCGAGCGCGCCGCGGGCCGCAAGCGCGAGCTCGCGCCCGGCGAACGCGTTGAATTCTCCGGCGGTGCCCTCAGCGAGCGCGAGGCGAAGCCCATCCTCGCCAAGGCCGGCGTCACCTTCCCGAAGGAGGCGCTCATCAAGGCCGGCGACGAAGCCGGCGCGGTAGCCGCCTCGGTCGGCTTCCCGGTCGTGCTGAAGATTTCGTCGCCCGACATCGCGCACAAGACAGAGATCGGCGGCGTCATCGTCGGCGTGAAGGACGAGGCCGCCGCGCGCGAAGCCGCGGCAACCATCTTCGCCCGCGCCGCCGAAAAGCGGCCGGACGCCCGCATCGAGGGCATCCTCGTTTCGCCGATGATCTCTGACGGCGTCGAGATCATCGCCGGCGTGGTGAGCGACCCGGCCTTCGGGCCGGTGGTCATGTTCGGCCTCGGCGGCGTCTTCGTCGAGGTGTTGAAGGACGTCACTTTCCGTGCGGCTCCCTTCGATGTCGCGGAGGCGCACCGCATGATCCGCGAGATCCGCGGCTTCGCGATGCTGGAAGGGGTGCGCGGCGCCGCACCCTCCGACATCGACGCGCTGGCGCAGATGCTGTCGGCGCTGTCGCGCTTCGCCGCCGCCAATGCCGACACGATCGAGAGCATCGATCTCAATCCGGTGCGGGTGATGGAGAAAGGCAAGGGCCTTGTCGCACTGGACGCATTGATTGTTCCGGCGTCGCGAAAGGCGTGA
- a CDS encoding SMP-30/gluconolactonase/LRE family protein — translation MSRVSDQADFLGESPVWDSQGRHLYWVDGFSRLIRSHDPATGTFRSWQAPSMVGSIALGAGDTLIAGLADGIYSLDLATGAFSPLFRPDPVDPAIRFNDGKNDRQGRFLCGTMGVHADPLGKLYRLDGSGRIEMFATGIHISNALCFSPDGATMYFADSLERKIRAYDYSTDDAPSKGYRIAIDTEPYGSGPDGATVDAEGGIWVCLIQIGKIARFFPDGSLDRMIDAPTDMPSCVAFGGPDLATLFVTSIKDSGSGRAISKHPDGGILFAIDGLGVGGLPEARFDQGAVATNMEQA, via the coding sequence ATGAGCCGTGTCTCCGACCAGGCGGATTTCCTGGGTGAAAGCCCGGTCTGGGATTCGCAGGGCCGGCATCTTTATTGGGTGGATGGATTCTCGCGGCTGATCCGGTCGCACGATCCTGCCACCGGGACGTTCCGGTCCTGGCAGGCGCCTTCCATGGTCGGCTCTATCGCGCTCGGCGCCGGCGACACGCTGATCGCCGGCCTCGCCGACGGCATCTACAGCCTCGATCTTGCGACCGGTGCGTTCTCGCCGCTGTTCCGCCCCGATCCAGTCGACCCGGCGATCCGCTTCAACGACGGCAAGAACGATCGCCAGGGGCGGTTCCTGTGCGGCACCATGGGGGTCCATGCCGACCCGCTCGGCAAGCTCTATCGGCTCGACGGCTCCGGCCGCATCGAGATGTTCGCCACCGGCATCCATATTTCCAATGCGCTCTGCTTCAGCCCCGACGGCGCGACGATGTATTTCGCCGACAGCCTGGAGCGGAAGATCCGCGCCTACGACTATTCGACCGACGACGCCCCGTCGAAGGGCTACCGGATCGCGATCGACACCGAGCCTTATGGTTCGGGCCCCGACGGCGCGACCGTCGACGCCGAAGGCGGCATCTGGGTCTGTCTGATCCAGATCGGCAAGATCGCGCGCTTCTTCCCCGACGGTTCGCTCGACAGGATGATCGACGCGCCCACCGATATGCCGTCCTGCGTCGCCTTCGGCGGGCCGGATCTCGCCACCCTTTTCGTGACGTCCATCAAGGATTCCGGCTCCGGCCGTGCCATCTCGAAGCACCCGGACGGCGGCATTCTCTTCGCGATCGACGGCCTCGGGGTCGGCGGGCTTCCGGAAGCCCGCTTCGACCAGGGCGCCGTCGCGACAAACATGGAACAGGCCTGA
- a CDS encoding nuclear transport factor 2 family protein: MDQAKLNELIDREAIRDCLYRYCRGIDRGDEAALRSSYWPDATDQHGAYSGPVEGFIQMALGVFKTNPRNIHQVSNILIEFRGASDARVETYFNALQRGPGQDGVVRQFLLAGRYCDAFEKRGDEWRVARRTVVYDWVEEQTPPEGSDAERFGVRQPVGGFFPHDPVYALLKD, from the coding sequence ATGGACCAGGCGAAGCTCAACGAACTCATCGACCGAGAGGCGATCCGCGACTGCCTCTACCGCTATTGCCGCGGCATCGACCGCGGCGACGAGGCGGCGCTGCGCAGTTCCTACTGGCCGGACGCGACCGACCAGCATGGAGCCTATTCGGGTCCGGTGGAAGGCTTCATCCAGATGGCGTTGGGTGTCTTCAAGACCAATCCGCGCAACATCCACCAGGTCTCCAACATCCTGATCGAGTTCCGCGGCGCCTCAGACGCGCGGGTCGAGACCTATTTCAATGCCCTTCAGCGTGGCCCAGGACAGGACGGCGTCGTGCGCCAGTTCCTGCTCGCCGGCCGGTATTGCGACGCGTTCGAGAAGCGCGGCGATGAGTGGCGGGTCGCGCGACGGACGGTTGTCTACGACTGGGTCGAGGAGCAGACGCCGCCTGAAGGATCGGATGCGGAGCGCTTCGGCGTTCGCCAGCCGGTTGGAGGGTTCTTCCCGCACGATCCTGTCTACGCTCTTTTGAAAGACTGA
- a CDS encoding LLM class flavin-dependent oxidoreductase, with translation MEFGTFILAAQRGYHQSSDQVIRNSIEQAQAAERAGWDVAWFAEHHFNNYSLVPSPLMMVAALSGVTKTIRLGTAVCVLPLYQPQRLLSEIGFADIVSNGRLELGVGSGYQQFEFSRFGVNVDEAPAVFSEYLDIILKGLNQKIFEHQGTHISIPPTAISVRTVQKPTPPIWLAAGSARSMGRAYREGHNLFVTALHGGLDQVRNLREMIEKAAETEGRKASDAKISLLRCCYASDDQAEIDSYLDNARFQRRLSEALHQRRQQSADGYMLQETPTQQDLSFETMQKNLPIGSINRVIDRLLEEIEILKCDQIAVQTQLGDFDQKTMVKQIELWGEKIIPAVNKALGGSATLKVANG, from the coding sequence ATGGAATTCGGAACATTTATCCTGGCCGCCCAGCGCGGTTATCACCAGTCGTCCGACCAGGTCATCCGCAACTCGATCGAGCAGGCGCAGGCCGCCGAGCGCGCCGGCTGGGACGTCGCATGGTTCGCCGAGCACCATTTCAACAACTACAGCCTCGTGCCGTCGCCGCTGATGATGGTCGCCGCGCTCTCGGGCGTGACCAAGACGATCCGCCTCGGCACGGCTGTCTGCGTGCTGCCGCTCTACCAGCCTCAGCGTCTCCTCTCCGAGATCGGTTTCGCCGACATCGTCTCTAACGGCCGCCTCGAGCTCGGCGTCGGCTCCGGCTACCAGCAGTTCGAGTTCTCGCGCTTCGGCGTCAACGTCGACGAAGCCCCTGCGGTCTTCTCTGAATATCTCGACATCATCCTGAAGGGCCTCAACCAGAAGATCTTCGAGCACCAGGGCACGCACATCAGCATCCCGCCGACGGCGATCTCCGTGCGCACGGTGCAGAAGCCGACGCCGCCGATCTGGCTCGCCGCCGGTTCCGCCCGCTCGATGGGCCGCGCCTATCGTGAGGGCCACAACCTTTTCGTGACCGCCTTGCATGGCGGCCTCGATCAGGTGCGGAACCTGCGCGAGATGATCGAGAAGGCGGCTGAGACGGAAGGCAGGAAGGCGAGTGATGCCAAGATCTCGCTGCTGCGCTGCTGCTACGCCAGCGACGACCAGGCCGAGATCGATTCCTATCTCGACAATGCGCGCTTCCAGCGCCGCCTGTCGGAAGCCCTGCATCAGCGTCGCCAGCAGAGCGCGGACGGCTACATGCTGCAGGAGACGCCGACCCAGCAGGACCTCTCCTTCGAGACCATGCAGAAGAACCTGCCCATCGGCAGCATCAACCGCGTCATCGACCGGCTGCTCGAGGAGATCGAGATCCTCAAGTGCGACCAGATCGCAGTCCAGACACAGCTCGGCGACTTCGACCAGAAGACCATGGTGAAGCAGATCGAGCTCTGGGGCGAAAAGATCATCCCGGCCGTGAACAAGGCGCTCGGCGGCTCCGCCACGCTCAAGGTCGCGAACGGCTGA
- a CDS encoding flavin reductase family protein: MPASDTVSDADFKTAMRQVTSSVAVITARSGKARNGLTATAVCSVSADPPMMLVCINRSATAESLIAESGSFAINFLSDQQHRIARLFSTSKLSAEERFGEGRWISMATGSPVLEGAVAAFDCKVVERVLSGTHHIYFGRVVGVTSLDQEALLYRDGSFRRLAAVG, from the coding sequence ATGCCTGCTTCCGACACCGTGAGCGACGCCGACTTCAAGACGGCGATGCGACAGGTGACCTCGTCGGTCGCGGTGATCACCGCGCGGTCCGGCAAGGCGCGCAACGGCCTGACGGCCACCGCCGTCTGTTCCGTGTCCGCCGACCCGCCGATGATGCTGGTCTGCATCAACCGCAGCGCCACCGCCGAGAGCCTGATCGCCGAGAGCGGCTCCTTCGCCATCAACTTCCTGTCCGACCAGCAGCACAGGATCGCGCGGCTGTTCTCGACGTCGAAGCTGAGCGCCGAGGAGCGGTTCGGCGAAGGCCGTTGGATCTCGATGGCGACCGGCTCGCCTGTGCTGGAAGGGGCCGTCGCGGCCTTCGACTGCAAGGTCGTGGAGAGGGTGCTCTCCGGGACGCATCACATCTATTTCGGACGGGTGGTCGGCGTGACGTCGCTCGACCAGGAAGCCCTGCTTTACCGCGACGGATCGTTCCGCCGCTTGGCTGCGGTCGGCTGA
- a CDS encoding ABC transporter substrate-binding protein → MLKTNRFTVAAALLAGSTILSAGAGFAQEISGDIVKIGVMADQSGPYADNGGPGSVEAAKMAIEDFGGEVNGKKIELVIADDQNKPDIGAAIAQKWVDQEGVDAIVGGSASSIALAIQKIMAEKKKPYMLAGTASSSLTNDACSPMGSQWVLDTYSLAKGVIKSMLAAGNDSFYFITVDYTFGKTWQADATKFIEDGGGKVMGSVLHPLNTNDFSSYLLQAQASGAKVIVLANSGADFANAVKQAQEFGIQAGGQQVVALGLQINQVHGIGLEAVKGMSMVTPGYWDLNDETRAFADKFKKRFRDRIPNETMSGTYSAITHYLKSVKEAGTDDGEKVVAKMHELPINDFQMKDVKIRADGQVMRPMYAVTIKSPDEVKQPHATTTPSPPQSRRKTSGGRPPKAPARSSNRPPKPAAGGHDLPAVFFSISMERTGGCRFG, encoded by the coding sequence ATGTTGAAGACTAACAGGTTCACGGTCGCAGCCGCATTGCTTGCCGGTTCGACCATTCTGTCGGCCGGCGCCGGATTCGCGCAGGAGATTTCCGGCGACATCGTCAAGATCGGCGTCATGGCCGACCAGTCCGGCCCTTATGCCGACAATGGCGGTCCGGGCTCGGTCGAGGCGGCCAAGATGGCCATCGAGGACTTTGGCGGCGAGGTCAACGGCAAGAAGATCGAACTGGTCATCGCCGACGACCAGAACAAGCCCGACATCGGCGCGGCCATCGCGCAGAAGTGGGTCGACCAGGAAGGCGTCGACGCCATCGTCGGCGGCTCCGCCTCCTCGATCGCGCTCGCCATCCAGAAGATCATGGCCGAGAAGAAGAAGCCCTACATGCTTGCCGGCACGGCATCGTCCTCGCTGACCAACGATGCCTGCTCGCCGATGGGCTCGCAGTGGGTGCTCGACACCTATTCGCTGGCCAAGGGCGTGATCAAGTCGATGCTCGCCGCCGGCAATGACAGCTTCTACTTCATCACCGTCGACTACACCTTCGGCAAGACCTGGCAGGCCGACGCGACCAAGTTCATCGAGGACGGCGGCGGCAAGGTCATGGGCTCGGTCCTGCACCCGCTCAACACCAACGACTTCTCGTCCTATCTGCTGCAGGCGCAGGCCAGCGGCGCAAAGGTCATCGTGCTGGCCAATTCCGGCGCCGACTTCGCCAACGCCGTGAAGCAGGCGCAGGAGTTCGGCATCCAGGCGGGCGGCCAGCAGGTCGTCGCGCTCGGCTTGCAGATCAACCAGGTTCACGGCATCGGCCTCGAGGCCGTCAAGGGCATGTCGATGGTCACCCCGGGCTACTGGGACCTGAACGACGAGACCCGCGCCTTCGCCGACAAGTTCAAGAAGCGGTTCCGCGACCGCATCCCGAACGAGACCATGTCGGGCACCTACAGCGCGATCACGCACTACCTGAAGTCGGTCAAGGAAGCCGGGACCGACGACGGCGAGAAGGTCGTCGCCAAGATGCACGAGCTGCCGATCAACGACTTCCAGATGAAGGACGTCAAGATCCGCGCCGACGGCCAGGTCATGCGTCCGATGTATGCGGTAACGATCAAGTCGCCCGACGAGGTCAAGCAGCCGCATGCGACTACTACACCGTCACCGCCACAATCCCGGCGGAAGACGTCTGGCGGCCGGCCACCGAAAGCACCTGCCCGCTCCTCAAATAGGCCTCCCAAGCCTGCGGCGGGGGGACACGATCTCCCCGCCGTCTTTTTCAGCATATCGATGGAAAGGACCGGCGGATGTCGTTTCGGATGA
- a CDS encoding porin, translating into MNIKSLLIGSAAALVAVTGARAADAVMAPEPEPVEYVRVCDAHGNGFFYIPGTETCLQISGYVWYQIGANSYRDPGDTFGYQGQGHSSGEGWFKSVRARVNFDARSETEWGTLRSYIRLQASWNGAGDGPVAADQAYIMLGGFMAGYSESFWVDSKNGGPSNYGSHSWSGMSYGYSQRALIGYRFDSNGFFGALSLEDDTLTGEGYMPDVVAKLGYSAGWGAVWAKVAYDESLESFAAQVGSDQRSEHARLVAARDRLLL; encoded by the coding sequence ATGAACATCAAGAGCCTTCTCATCGGCTCCGCTGCGGCTCTCGTCGCAGTGACCGGCGCCCGCGCCGCCGACGCCGTCATGGCGCCGGAGCCCGAGCCGGTCGAATACGTCCGCGTCTGCGACGCGCACGGCAACGGCTTCTTCTACATCCCCGGCACCGAGACCTGCCTGCAGATCTCCGGCTATGTCTGGTATCAGATCGGCGCGAACAGCTATCGCGATCCCGGCGACACCTTTGGCTATCAGGGCCAGGGCCATTCGTCGGGTGAGGGCTGGTTCAAGAGCGTTCGCGCTCGCGTGAACTTCGACGCTCGCTCCGAGACCGAGTGGGGCACGCTGCGTTCCTACATCCGCCTTCAGGCGTCGTGGAACGGCGCTGGTGATGGTCCGGTCGCTGCTGACCAGGCCTATATCATGCTCGGCGGCTTCATGGCTGGTTACTCGGAATCGTTCTGGGTTGACTCGAAGAACGGCGGGCCGTCGAACTACGGTTCGCACTCGTGGTCGGGCATGTCCTACGGTTATTCGCAGCGCGCCCTCATCGGCTACCGCTTCGACTCGAACGGTTTCTTTGGTGCTCTCTCGCTTGAAGACGACACGCTCACCGGCGAAGGCTACATGCCTGACGTTGTTGCCAAGCTTGGCTATAGCGCTGGTTGGGGTGCGGTGTGGGCGAAGGTTGCCTACGACGAGAGCCTCGAGTCGTTCGCGGCTCAGGTCGGCTCAGATCAACGTTCCGAACATGCCCGGCTCGTCGCTGCGCGTGATCGGCTTCTACTCTGA